The window GGTGGAAAACCAAAAGTAGGGACTTTGTGCCCAGAAATAATATCAAGAGACATTCCCGGGAACACCCATTTTTCAACGGCTACCCAGCAGAGGGAAAGACCTGTACCAAGATACAAGAATGGAAATCCCCACTCTTCCCATTTAGTATTTCCTATTAATAAAACGAAGATGATAGCAAGATAAAACCCATAATCAAGCATATGGAAAAAGCCGTAATGAGGGGTCAAGTATATAAATAAACCAAGTAAAAATAGAGCACCTGCTTTAGTTGCGTAATGGTGTGGAGTGAGAAGCAAGGCGATTGCGATCCAGGAAATAATGGCAATTGCCGTTGATGGAATGATAACTTCTGGAGCAAAAATTGTTCCAAAAGATACTTGGATTATTAGCGCTACGGCTGTACCATATTTCAGTATTTTCCGTGAATACTTCCTGAAACCTTCAAGATATCTGTCAATCCTTGCGAGCGGTTCCCATTTCATAATCCAGGGAAGCAACTGGGGAAGTGCTGCTAAACCAAGAGCGATGATTAAAGAAATGGAAATAAATAAAGGTGATAATATTTCCTCAATAGGCACCTTTTTAGGTTCAACATCAGTAAACCATTTAACATGGCCGAAAACCAAAATGGGAGTCAGTACTATAACAAGTCCTATACATGCAGCTGAAATTCTTTTTTTCATCTCTCTATATACCTCCTTTTCGTTCTTCGTATCTTATACCCACCGGGAGGAATACACATCCTTTTTTCGCACAAAATCAGTTGAATTAAATAAGAATATTCTGTTAATTAGTCACCGGAATGTAAAGTTCCGGTCATTCTTGTTACTCAATTATCATGTCCCTGTTCTTTGGATTTTATTTTTTCGTGCTACTATTAGTTTTGTTAGCCAAAAGAACTTTGGGAGGAATGATTGATTATGAAAAAGAAGCTTGGAAGTTTACTAGCGGCGGCTGCACTCTCTGGAACGATTGGCGTCAATGTACAGGCTGAAGAAATTACAGTACAAAAAGGCGATACCTTATCGGGACTTGCACAAGTACATAATGCAACAGTTGATGATATCATAGCTTGGAACGGGCTTACATCAGATATGATTTATGCAGGTGAAAGGTTAAACATTCATCCAGAAACAATGTACGTTGTGAAAAAAGGTGACACTCTTTGGAATATTGCAGAGGAGCATTCTATATCCCTGCAGAAATTAGTAGATTGGAATGATCTGAAAGGGGACTTAATTGTACCCGGAATGAAACTATCAATTACAGGTCCAACGACAGGGACAAATGCGATAGCAGCGAAGCAGGAAAAGAAAGTGAATAATGTTAAAGCTGTATCCAAACCAGCTGTTAAGCAAGTTAAACAAGTCAAAAAGGAAGCAGCAGCGAGTGAAGTAGCAGGAAAACAGCTTGTTGCCACAGCGACCGCTTATACAGCCTACTGTGAAGGCTGTTCCGGAACAACTGCTACCGGAATCAACTTAAAAAATAATCCAGGTGCAAAAGTGATTGCTGTAGATCCATCCGTGATTCCACTAG is drawn from Bacillus sp. FJAT-18017 and contains these coding sequences:
- a CDS encoding DoxX family membrane protein, with translation MKKRISAACIGLVIVLTPILVFGHVKWFTDVEPKKVPIEEILSPLFISISLIIALGLAALPQLLPWIMKWEPLARIDRYLEGFRKYSRKILKYGTAVALIIQVSFGTIFAPEVIIPSTAIAIISWIAIALLLTPHHYATKAGALFLLGLFIYLTPHYGFFHMLDYGFYLAIIFVLLIGNTKWEEWGFPFLYLGTGLSLCWVAVEKWVFPGMSLDIISGHKVPTFGFPPELFIILSAFIEFVVGYLLVVGVLNRLLAFVLTIIFVLTTTLFGWLELVGHFMIHVILIIFIIEGVSFYKPPIAIHKTVMDRVVFVFLNFIFVLSTFLLIYYRFA
- a CDS encoding LysM peptidoglycan-binding and 3D domain-containing protein — protein: MKKKLGSLLAAAALSGTIGVNVQAEEITVQKGDTLSGLAQVHNATVDDIIAWNGLTSDMIYAGERLNIHPETMYVVKKGDTLWNIAEEHSISLQKLVDWNDLKGDLIVPGMKLSITGPTTGTNAIAAKQEKKVNNVKAVSKPAVKQVKQVKKEAAASEVAGKQLVATATAYTAYCEGCSGTTATGINLKNNPGAKVIAVDPSVIPLGSKVYVEGYGYAVAGDTGGAIKGNKIDVFIPSRDAALKWGVKTVKVTIVE